Part of the Methanosphaera sp. WGK6 genome is shown below.
TTAATTGGTGTAAATCATTGTATTGGGCATGTTGAAATAGGAAAACTAACAACAGGTGCAAAAGATCCTGTTACATTATATACTAGTGGTGGAAATACTCAAATTATCAGTTATGAATCTGGTAGGTATAGAATTATTGGTGAAACATTAGATATAGCAATAGGGAATTGTCTTGACCAATTTTCACGAGATATCGGATTAGGTCATCCAGGAGGTCCTATCGTTGAACAACATGCAAGAAACACTGATAAAACAATAAAACTACCTTACGTTGTTAAAGGAATGGATTTATCCTTTTCTGGAATATTAACTAGTGCTATTACAAAATATAATCAGGGTGTTGACTTAGATATTATATGTAATAGTTTTCAAGAAACTTGTTTTGCAATGCTTTGTGAAGTAACTGAAAGGGCATTAAGTTACACAGGTAAAGATGAAGTATTATTATGTGGTGGAGTTGCAGCAAATAGTAAGCTACGTGAAATGCTACAAGTAATGTGTGAAGATCATTATGTTGATTTTTACATGCCACCAATGAAGTATTGTGGAGATAATGGTTCAATGATTGCACGTTTAGGATTACTTTCATATGAAGCAGGAAAAACAGGAATAGAACATAGTTATATTAATCCAAAATATAGGACAGACCAAGTGGAAGTAACATGGATTAAAAACAAAATTGAACACAATATAAATCTTCCAAGTAATATTGCATTTAAGGGTGCAGAAGCAGATATAATTGAGTCTAAATGGGGTAATAAAGAAGCAATTATAAAAAATAGGGTTAAAAAGAATTACAGAATTAGTGAAATAGATGAAAAACTACGGCTTGAAAGAACAAAAGAAGAGGTAAAATTATTAGCAGACTGTAAGAAATATGGTGTAAGAACTCCTTATATTTACTCTATAGATTTAATTAATAAAAGTATAATCATGGAAAAAATTGATGCAACTCCGTTACATGATGTAATTCTAGATTCAAATACTGATTTGGAGAAATTATTTAAAAATATTGGTGAAATGGTTTCAAAAATGCATGATGGTGGAATTATTCATGGGGATTTAACAACTGCTAATATTCTAATAAAAGAAAATAATTCTATATTTATTGATTTTGGATTGGGAAAATACAGTAATCTTCTTGAAGATAAAGGTACTGATTTATTAGTATTTAAAAAGTCATTAACAACAATTATTCCTGAAAAATCTGAAGAATTATTCAACTGGTTCTTGGATGGTTATAATAGTAATGATGTAGTTAAAAAAATAGATGAAATAGAAAAAAGAGGAAGATACCTCTAAAAAAACTCTTTTTTTAATGTTTATATGAAAATTATTGAAAGTATAGTTGTCAGTGCTCCAACTATCCAACAATAGTATGCAAACACGTCTAAACTCCAACCTTCTATCATTTTCATAAGTAATTTAATTGATAAGTATCCAAATATTACTGAAGATACAAATCCTGCAATTAAAACAGTAATTGATGCATCAATTGTTGCAATGTCTTTTACTTGTATTAGACCTGCACCTATTACTGAAGGTAGACTTAATAAGAAACTATATCTAGCAGCATATTCTCTGTTTAGTCCAAGACATAATCCTGATGCAATAGTTGAACCTGATCGGGATATACCTGGAAGAACTGCAAATCCTTGACAAATACCTATGATAATTGCTTGTTTAAAGGACATATTTTTTTCTGTAATATTTCCTGAAGAATGTCTTTCAGAGTAATATAATATGAGTCCTGTAATTATTAAGAAAATACCTACAAATACAGTTCCTCTAAATATTGTTTCAATTGCATCTTTAAATAATACACCCATAATTCCAGTGGGTATTGTTGCAATTATAATTAACCATGCAAATCTCTCTTCAGGTACTTTTTGTAAGCCTTCTATAAATTTATCTTTTCCTTCTGTAAGATTTATTAAACTAATGATAAATCCCTTTATTATATTAACAATATCATTCCAGAAGAAAGTAAATATAGCAACTAATGTACCTATGTGTAGTATTGTGTCAAAGGCAAGTCCTGTTTCAACACCCAATAGGTGTGGTATTATTACAAGATGTCCTGAACTACTGATTGGTAAAAATTCACTAATTCCTTGTACAGCTCCTAGAATAATTGCACTAATTATGTCTAGCAAGTTATCACCTTATTTTTTAAGTTATTATATTATATTTATGGTTTTATGAATAATAAAAATTCTTTAGCTATTTCTAAATAATTCATGATGTAAAAAATATATTACATAATATATGTTATATGTAGTATAAATAATGTTGTAAAATAAAATCTATAATAAAAAATTAATCTCAAAAAAGAAGTTAAAATAAAATAGAATATAATATTCTATCTAAACAAAGTCTAACCAGCCATATTTATCTTCTACTTTACCGTTTAATATGTCAAATAAAGCATCTTGTATTTTTTTAGTTACAGCTCCACGTTTTCCTTTACCTATTTTAATTTTATCAACAGATCTTATTGGAGATAATTCTGCAGCTGTTCCAGTGAAAAATACTTCATCAGCAATGTATAATCTTTCTCTAGGAATACGTTCTTCTCTTACTTCATAACCAAGGTCTTTTGCAATAGTTATAATAGTATCTCTAGTTATACCTTTTAGTACAGATGAACCGATATCTGGTGTGTATAATACATCATCTTCTACTAAGAATAAGTTTTCACCGGAACCTTCTCCAATTTCACCATTGTAATTTAACATAATACTTTCTTTGTATCCGTTAGCTGTTGCTTCCATTTTAGCTAATTGTGAATTCATGTAGTTTGATCCAGCTTTAGCAAGGTTTGGCATAGTGTCGGGTGCCATTTTTCTCCAAGATGAAGTACATACATCAATCCCTTGTTCTAATGCATCTTCTCCAAGATATTGTCCCCATGCCCATACTCCAATAACAGTATCTAATGGACAGTTTAATGGATATACACCAAGTTCTTTGTATCCTCTGTAAACAATAGGTCTAATGTAACATGAACGTATGTTGTTTATATTAATTGTATCTTTAACAGCTTCACATAATTCATCAACAGTATATGGAATATCCATTCTATATATCTTTGCTGAATTTTCTAATCTTTGCATATGATCTTTTAATCTAAATACTGCTGGTCCGTTTTCTGTATCATAACATCTAAGACCTTCAAATACACTACTTCCATAGTGAACTACGTGAGACATAACATGTATCTGTGCATCTTTCCAATCTACTAAGTCTCCGTTGAACCAAATTTTTCCTGTTTCATCAAAAGCCATTTTATTCGTTCCTTTAAATTTTTTTATATAATATAATATTTCTAAGTTATAATATAACTATTTTAATATTTTTTCATAGTTCTTTTCGAAAAACTTAAACCATATGAATTATAATTTAAGATAATGACTAGCCATACAACAAAGTAAACTAGATAGAAATAAATCATCCATATCAAAAAAATAACTTAGAAACTATCTCAAATAATGGTATAAAAGTTTAGAGATAAACTATAGAAGCAATAGTTTCTTCTAAAAATCTACAATCACTGCATAAATACCTAAATTCACAATTATTACAACCTTTAACATGGTCTAAATTATTTTTCCACCTTTTTTATTATAATTCTATGTATTGTTTTTAAATAATTTTATTCTATATATTATTGAAATACTTAGTTTAATTTGTTGATTTATGTTAATTGCAGGTTTTAAGTTGATTTTGTTGTTATTCAGTTATTTTAATTATCTTGGTGAATGACTCATAATTATTTTCACTAGTTTTTTTAATAGTATTTTATCTATTTTTCATGATATAAAATTTTATAAATTAATCTAAAATATTTTAAATATATGTATATTGTTTAATTATAAACTTTATTTTAAGAATTATGAATCAGTATAGTTTTTTAAAAAAAAGTATAAGACAAGATTATTCTTGTCTATGCAGGTGAGTTAGAATATGAAGATGAACTACTTGAGATTTCAGAATTTTCAGAATAACTTGAACTAGAACTATCTTCAGTAGTTTCAGTATCTGTATCTTCTGACGTGTTTTGAATATCTATTGTATCATTAAGTTCTGTTGTATTATTGTTGGTGGTATTGTTAAATTCGGTTGTATTGTTAGTTATATGTTCATTTGTATTATTATTTGTATGAGTTATATTTTTCAAATAGTTTATGAAATTATTCCACCAATTAAGTATAGTGTTTTCTGAAGAGGATGTATTAGATGTTTCTCTTAAATGTTTACATGAACAACTATCTACACAGTTGCAGGATTCATTACAATAATAACATCCTTCATTGTTTCTTATTTTATTGTCATTTTTTGTTATAGTTTTATAATCATGATTTTTGCATAAACATGAATTTGAACAATTACAGTCACTAGAGTTGCATGCATAACAAGGAGCACTTTCATCATCATATGTCACTTCTGCTGCACTAATAGTGCCTATAGAAAAAATAACAAAAAGACAAAGTAAAGTTATCTTTATATTCATTATTTTTCTCCAATTCTTTAATAGTAATATTATTATTATAACTGTATTGTTATATTAAAAGATTATGTTACTTATTAATAATGTTCTTTTCATGAAATATACCCAAATATTTATATACTACTTTTAATAAAATAATTATTAGTACTTTAATTAGAACTACTAGATTTTTTTATGGGCTGGTGGTCTAGGGGTATGATACCTCCCTTACAAGGAGGGGATCAGGAGTTCAAATCTCCTCCGGCCCATTTAATTTAAATAATTTAATTTAGTATTATAATTAGTATTACCAGATTTTTTTATGGGCTGGTGGTCTAGGGGTATGATACCTCCCTTACAAGGAGGGGATCAGGAGTTCAAATCTCCTCCGGCCCATTCAATTTAAAAATGACTATTTTTCAGAAAATTATTATATTATTTTATTTTAAAAAGCTATTTTGCTTGATATTTTAAAAAAATTATTTATTGATTTACTAAACTGGTTGTATAAAATAAAAAAGTAGTAAAAAAAGGTTTTTTTAGGAGAAATTTCTTGGAATTACACAGTTAAAACTACAATGGATATGATTATTGAAATAAAGAATATTATAAATCCATTGAATAACACATCGGATAAATTTCTATCTACTAGTAATAATCCACCAAAACAAATAATAGCACTTGTAACAATCTTACCTAAACCTGTCCATGGACCTAATGTAATTATATTAAATAAATATGATACTAATGATGCAATGACTAAAAGTACTACTAAATAAACCATATGGTGATTAGTAAAAAAGTCTAAAACTCCATTTAAATTAGGAAGATTATTCTGTACACTTCTAGAGCTAGTTTTCAAATAATTTCTAGGTCTACTTGTTATAGTATTATTGTATTGATAATCATTCCTAGTATTTCTATCATTTAATTTAGATTTTCGTCCTGAAAAAGGGTTATGTGAATTATTACTACCTCTTGGATTTAAGCTAGCAGGTTTTGTATTAACATAATCATAATCATCTTCATCAATAATAGGTTCTGTTACAATAGTTCGTTTAGATGCATAATTTTTAGCTATTTTCATTAATCCTTTTCTATCCACTAATTTCATGTTTCTTTTCTGAGCATATACTGCAGCTCCATGTGTAAAGCTACTTGTTGTGAATATAATTATTTTTGATGATTTGGTTGCTCTTGCTGCATTTTCCATATCTTTGAGAACATCTAATCCTATTTTCCATGGTTCTTCATAGTTTTTACAAGCAACTACAACTCCAACATTACCTACCGTTGTGTCAAGAATTCCATAAATATCAATTACTTGATTAGCTACTTGATAATTCTTTTTAATTTTAAAACCACTATCTTCCATAATTGTGGCAATAAAATCTACTAATCGTTCTTTTTCCAAAGTTTCTCCCTCGTTATTATTTATGATAATTTATCTAAATTAATAAATATTATTTGTATTGATTTATATTTTATAATTTCATGTATTATAATTTAACTATTCTTATATTATCTATTTAAAAAATTAATAAGATATAATTATCAAATATACTATCATGAAAATTTTAATAACTAATGATGATGGAGTAATGTCTAAGGGGATACTGGCTGCAAGAGATGCAGTTAAAGATCTTGGAGAAACAACAATAGTAGCACCAGTAACACAACAAAGTGGTGTAGGTCATGCTATAACATTAATGAAACCATTA
Proteins encoded:
- a CDS encoding bifunctional N(6)-L-threonylcarbamoyladenine synthase/serine/threonine protein kinase translates to MICLGIEGTAEKTGIGIVDSEGNILATCGDQLYPETGGIHPREAANFHAEHIVPLINDALEESNLSINDIDLVSFAKGPGLGPALRTIATAARSLSQNIGVPLIGVNHCIGHVEIGKLTTGAKDPVTLYTSGGNTQIISYESGRYRIIGETLDIAIGNCLDQFSRDIGLGHPGGPIVEQHARNTDKTIKLPYVVKGMDLSFSGILTSAITKYNQGVDLDIICNSFQETCFAMLCEVTERALSYTGKDEVLLCGGVAANSKLREMLQVMCEDHYVDFYMPPMKYCGDNGSMIARLGLLSYEAGKTGIEHSYINPKYRTDQVEVTWIKNKIEHNINLPSNIAFKGAEADIIESKWGNKEAIIKNRVKKNYRISEIDEKLRLERTKEEVKLLADCKKYGVRTPYIYSIDLINKSIIMEKIDATPLHDVILDSNTDLEKLFKNIGEMVSKMHDGGIIHGDLTTANILIKENNSIFIDFGLGKYSNLLEDKGTDLLVFKKSLTTIIPEKSEELFNWFLDGYNSNDVVKKIDEIEKRGRYL
- a CDS encoding undecaprenyl-diphosphate phosphatase; protein product: MLDIISAIILGAVQGISEFLPISSSGHLVIIPHLLGVETGLAFDTILHIGTLVAIFTFFWNDIVNIIKGFIISLINLTEGKDKFIEGLQKVPEERFAWLIIIATIPTGIMGVLFKDAIETIFRGTVFVGIFLIITGLILYYSERHSSGNITEKNMSFKQAIIIGICQGFAVLPGISRSGSTIASGLCLGLNREYAARYSFLLSLPSVIGAGLIQVKDIATIDASITVLIAGFVSSVIFGYLSIKLLMKMIEGWSLDVFAYYCWIVGALTTILSIIFI
- a CDS encoding branched-chain amino acid transaminase; amino-acid sequence: MAFDETGKIWFNGDLVDWKDAQIHVMSHVVHYGSSVFEGLRCYDTENGPAVFRLKDHMQRLENSAKIYRMDIPYTVDELCEAVKDTININNIRSCYIRPIVYRGYKELGVYPLNCPLDTVIGVWAWGQYLGEDALEQGIDVCTSSWRKMAPDTMPNLAKAGSNYMNSQLAKMEATANGYKESIMLNYNGEIGEGSGENLFLVEDDVLYTPDIGSSVLKGITRDTIITIAKDLGYEVREERIPRERLYIADEVFFTGTAAELSPIRSVDKIKIGKGKRGAVTKKIQDALFDILNGKVEDKYGWLDFV
- a CDS encoding restriction endonuclease, with translation MEKERLVDFIATIMEDSGFKIKKNYQVANQVIDIYGILDTTVGNVGVVVACKNYEEPWKIGLDVLKDMENAARATKSSKIIIFTTSSFTHGAAVYAQKRNMKLVDRKGLMKIAKNYASKRTIVTEPIIDEDDYDYVNTKPASLNPRGSNNSHNPFSGRKSKLNDRNTRNDYQYNNTITSRPRNYLKTSSRSVQNNLPNLNGVLDFFTNHHMVYLVVLLVIASLVSYLFNIITLGPWTGLGKIVTSAIICFGGLLLVDRNLSDVLFNGFIIFFISIIISIVVLTV